The following proteins are encoded in a genomic region of Phycisphaerae bacterium:
- a CDS encoding serine/threonine protein kinase: MDSQRFFKVMSLFQEACVLEGAARTAYLDQACDGDGALRSELMAMLEADAARGAPLDANGGGMHLLAAHMAEEQLQSGTAAGSASLAAPPSNASGLFAGQYRIIRQIGEGGMGAVYEAEQSRPRRIVALKLIRGGSHSTGLLQRFEHEAHILGRLQHPGIAQIYEAGTDESGQAYIAMEFVAGLPMTEFANTHELSVPDRLALMMKVCDAVQHAHQRGVIHRDLKPGNILVVDEGVDRRIDAGLSKNVESGLVFQTAGGSSATTSLRKSSVSLGQPKVLDFGVARSFGDDQQITTMHTVSGQLIGTLAYMSPEQVSGEPEDVDIRSDVYALGVILFQLLSGQMPYDLKAKSLPEAARLIRDVEAPTLSSFSAHYRGDIETIVVKALQKDRERRYQSAAELAEDIRRHLAGEPIGAKRDSALYVLRRQLRRYRVLVGAGALVAAMTVGFAAWLSVLYQRQGQLLNDVESQRDKAIAASKLAGDRLKSANELRELEAGAREAAVRSAGRAESVKRFLQQMLSHADPSLARGPELTLRELLDESASRMNAGAFTDSPDIEAEMRLTIGEAYSRIGRYDEAMRHFNRALEINQNLTPGDSAYTAESKSLLAGLYGEIGNLEEADRQSLDAVEMFRRLEDHSWIYGAALNTRGIILLKRADYAGAEAVFRECMEVWRVLHGDRHVEVAGMMQNLGAVYMALGRRADAESMLEQSVALFAELLGSEHPYVALGLNNLGAMAFARQDFDRAEELLTESQRLRRIYFGEDNLVTIESLVNIGILRQVRGDMKHAESSFREAIEAQRRLLGPSNPRLADTLSKLGQLLQEEDRLDEAEECYREALDIRRGTEGPGHPNTASDLSGLASILSARGDYETAEQMHREALAIRRKTLPPGHRDISSTLGMLAALMIMQDRFEEAEPLARETMAIRRETIPNHYLYANSVSRLAAVLTGLGRLEEAEPLALEGWELIQSMRHVPLAYQQDAVITVIRVYETAGRAEEAKHWQARLDALTSSAGSESAGDGTDAP; the protein is encoded by the coding sequence ATGGATTCGCAGCGATTCTTCAAGGTAATGAGTTTGTTCCAGGAGGCGTGCGTCCTCGAGGGCGCGGCGCGTACGGCCTATCTCGATCAGGCTTGTGACGGAGACGGCGCGCTGCGTTCCGAACTCATGGCGATGCTGGAAGCAGATGCCGCTCGTGGGGCGCCGCTTGACGCCAATGGCGGGGGAATGCATCTGCTGGCCGCGCACATGGCAGAGGAGCAACTTCAGTCCGGGACCGCGGCCGGCAGCGCGTCGCTTGCAGCGCCACCCTCGAACGCATCGGGGCTATTCGCGGGGCAGTATCGGATCATCCGCCAGATCGGCGAAGGCGGCATGGGTGCCGTTTACGAAGCCGAGCAGTCGAGACCGCGTCGCATCGTCGCCCTGAAGTTGATTCGTGGCGGATCACATTCGACCGGACTTCTTCAGCGATTTGAGCATGAAGCGCACATCCTCGGCCGGCTGCAACACCCCGGCATCGCCCAAATCTATGAGGCGGGCACCGACGAATCGGGGCAGGCATACATTGCGATGGAGTTCGTGGCGGGGCTGCCGATGACGGAATTTGCCAACACCCACGAACTGTCGGTGCCGGATCGGCTTGCATTGATGATGAAGGTTTGCGATGCGGTGCAGCACGCTCATCAGCGCGGCGTGATTCATCGCGACTTGAAGCCCGGCAACATTCTCGTGGTGGACGAGGGAGTGGACAGGAGGATTGACGCGGGTCTCAGCAAAAACGTCGAGAGCGGTCTCGTATTTCAGACAGCAGGCGGCTCGTCCGCAACGACGTCGCTGCGGAAGTCGAGCGTATCGCTCGGCCAGCCGAAGGTACTTGATTTCGGCGTGGCACGCTCCTTCGGCGACGATCAGCAGATTACCACGATGCACACGGTGTCGGGGCAACTCATTGGCACGCTGGCTTATATGAGCCCTGAGCAGGTCTCCGGCGAACCGGAGGATGTTGACATCCGCTCCGATGTCTATGCGCTGGGCGTGATTCTCTTTCAGTTGCTCTCCGGTCAGATGCCATACGATCTGAAGGCGAAATCACTGCCAGAGGCTGCGCGCCTGATCCGCGATGTCGAAGCGCCGACACTCTCATCTTTCAGCGCGCACTATCGCGGAGACATTGAAACGATTGTCGTAAAGGCGCTGCAGAAGGATCGGGAGCGTCGATACCAGTCGGCGGCGGAGCTTGCGGAGGATATCCGCCGTCACCTTGCCGGCGAGCCGATCGGGGCAAAACGGGATTCGGCTTTGTACGTCCTGCGAAGACAGCTCCGCCGGTATCGCGTCCTGGTTGGCGCCGGGGCGCTGGTCGCCGCGATGACAGTCGGATTCGCTGCGTGGCTCAGTGTTCTTTATCAGCGACAGGGCCAACTGCTAAATGATGTCGAGTCTCAGCGCGACAAGGCGATCGCGGCGAGCAAGCTTGCAGGTGATCGACTGAAGAGTGCGAACGAACTGAGGGAACTGGAGGCCGGCGCTCGGGAGGCGGCGGTCCGATCGGCCGGACGGGCTGAGAGTGTAAAGCGATTTCTACAACAGATGCTGTCTCATGCCGACCCGTCGCTGGCGCGAGGTCCGGAGCTTACGTTGCGTGAACTACTTGATGAGTCGGCATCGAGGATGAATGCCGGCGCCTTCACCGACTCGCCGGACATCGAGGCTGAAATGCGGCTGACGATCGGCGAAGCTTACAGCCGAATCGGCCGATACGACGAGGCAATGCGGCATTTCAATCGGGCGCTGGAAATCAATCAGAATCTGACGCCGGGGGACTCGGCTTATACGGCCGAGAGCAAATCGCTCCTGGCGGGCTTGTACGGCGAGATCGGCAATCTCGAAGAGGCGGACCGGCAATCGCTTGATGCGGTCGAGATGTTTCGGCGATTGGAGGACCACTCCTGGATTTATGGGGCCGCGCTGAATACACGGGGCATCATCCTGCTGAAACGGGCTGACTATGCCGGCGCGGAAGCCGTTTTTCGTGAATGTATGGAGGTCTGGCGCGTCCTGCATGGCGATCGGCATGTCGAAGTGGCGGGAATGATGCAGAATCTCGGTGCCGTCTATATGGCATTAGGCAGGCGGGCCGACGCCGAATCGATGCTCGAACAGAGCGTGGCGCTCTTCGCGGAGCTGCTGGGCTCGGAGCATCCGTACGTCGCGTTGGGATTGAACAATCTGGGCGCCATGGCGTTCGCCCGGCAGGACTTCGACCGTGCCGAAGAGCTGCTGACCGAATCGCAACGATTGCGGCGGATCTACTTCGGCGAGGATAACCTGGTCACGATCGAATCGCTGGTGAACATCGGAATTCTGCGTCAGGTCCGGGGCGATATGAAGCACGCGGAGTCGTCATTCCGCGAGGCGATCGAGGCACAGCGACGGCTTCTGGGCCCGAGTAATCCGCGATTGGCCGACACACTCTCGAAACTGGGCCAGTTGCTGCAGGAGGAGGATCGTCTCGACGAGGCGGAGGAGTGCTATCGGGAAGCGCTGGACATTCGCCGGGGAACGGAAGGGCCGGGACATCCGAACACGGCCAGTGATCTGAGCGGGCTGGCATCGATACTCAGTGCTCGCGGCGATTACGAAACCGCCGAGCAGATGCATCGAGAGGCACTGGCCATTCGTCGCAAGACGCTGCCACCGGGTCATCGGGATATTTCCTCGACGCTTGGGATGCTCGCAGCCTTGATGATCATGCAGGATCGTTTTGAAGAGGCGGAACCGCTGGCGCGCGAAACGATGGCGATACGTCGGGAGACCATTCCGAATCACTATCTTTATGCCAATTCCGTGTCACGACTTGCCGCGGTACTCACTGGATTAGGTCGTCTTGAAGAGGCCGAGCCGCTCGCGCTTGAGGGATGGGAACTTATTCAGTCGATGCGGCATGTGCCGCTGGCGTATCAGCAGGATGCCGTCATTACGGTCATCCGCGTGTATGAAACAGCGGGAAGGGCGGAAGAAGCAAAGCACTGGCAAGCACGGCTGGATGCACTGACGTCGTCCGCGGGCAGCGAGTCAGCGGGCGACGGCACCGACGCGCCATAG
- a CDS encoding citrate synthase (catalyzes the formation of citrate from acetyl-CoA and oxaloacetate) has protein sequence MSEQKSKFEAGLAGIVAGQTAVGEVTQTSLRYRGYEIADLAAHATFDETAYLLLHGELPNADQLKSFRQRIQSSMSLPKQVIQAIDAMPGSTPPMDVLRSVVSLLGHYDPEAQDNSHAANLRKSERLIGQLAHATGYWCRRIGDLPEIQPDPNRPHGHNLLAMMTGKPPSELAGRVMDGTLVLYAEHEFNASTFTARTIASTLADMHSAVSGAIGALKGPLHGGANEAAMHQFLSIGSADNVEKWFNDLEAHNKANPSNKRLIMGFGHRVYKHGDHRAGILREWSLQLSKETGQGHWIEIADKLQKLMLERKNIHPNTDYPAAHAYYQMGIPISLYTPIFVCSRVTGWCAHIMEQQENNRIIRPGSEYIGVPPREVPPISKR, from the coding sequence ATGAGTGAACAGAAATCGAAATTCGAAGCGGGACTCGCGGGTATTGTCGCGGGTCAGACTGCTGTCGGCGAGGTGACACAGACAAGCCTCCGCTATCGTGGATACGAAATCGCGGATCTGGCTGCTCACGCAACCTTCGATGAGACTGCATACCTGTTGCTTCACGGAGAATTGCCGAACGCCGACCAGCTCAAGTCTTTCCGTCAGCGCATTCAGTCCTCGATGTCGCTACCGAAGCAGGTTATTCAGGCGATTGACGCCATGCCCGGGAGCACTCCGCCCATGGATGTTTTGCGGTCAGTGGTGTCGCTCCTTGGGCATTACGATCCCGAAGCGCAGGATAATTCCCATGCCGCAAATCTTCGAAAAAGCGAGCGGCTGATCGGTCAATTGGCACATGCCACAGGCTACTGGTGCCGACGCATCGGAGACCTGCCTGAAATCCAGCCCGATCCGAATCGTCCGCACGGTCACAACCTCCTCGCCATGATGACGGGCAAGCCACCGAGCGAGCTCGCCGGCCGCGTCATGGACGGCACGCTCGTGCTATATGCGGAGCACGAATTCAACGCCAGTACCTTCACGGCGAGGACCATCGCCAGCACGCTGGCTGACATGCACTCGGCCGTCAGCGGCGCGATCGGCGCTCTGAAGGGGCCGCTGCATGGCGGTGCCAACGAAGCCGCGATGCATCAGTTTCTCAGCATCGGCAGCGCGGACAATGTGGAAAAGTGGTTTAACGACCTGGAGGCGCATAACAAGGCCAATCCGAGTAACAAGCGTCTCATCATGGGGTTTGGGCATCGCGTGTATAAGCACGGAGATCACCGCGCGGGCATTCTTCGAGAGTGGTCCTTGCAACTCTCGAAAGAGACCGGGCAGGGGCACTGGATCGAGATTGCCGACAAGTTGCAGAAACTCATGCTGGAGCGGAAGAACATCCATCCGAATACGGACTATCCCGCAGCCCATGCTTATTATCAAATGGGTATTCCGATATCGCTCTATACGCCGATCTTCGTCTGCTCACGCGTCACCGGATGGTGCGCACACATCATGGAGCAACAGGAGAACAACCGGATCATTCGGCCCGGCAGCGAGTACATCGGTGTTCCGCCCCGCGAGGTGCCGCCTATCTCGAAACGCTGA
- a CDS encoding sigma-54-dependent Fis family transcriptional regulator gives MTATNKERPKEVPDRILVVDDSAATVEVLQRNLVSRGYVVFTANSVSEAVAVLNKTSVDLVVTDMKMPQSTGIDLIRHVRENYRDMQVMMITGFPSISDAVEAVKLGAEDYLPKPFTDEELFAAVERSLERGRANRAGRRVALQTRRTPNGLLGDSSAMQIVHRMIQKAADSTATVLITGESGTGKELVARAIHYCGPRAAAAFVPVNCGGIPENLLESELFGHMKGAFTGATESRAGFFQTADGGTIFLDEIGEMSPTMQVKLLRVLQDREVYMVGSTRANKVDVRIVAATNKDLSPLVARGGFRDDLFYRLNVIPIQLPPLRDRDDDLLMLVEHFAARFSEEAGRPKPAFSPRALEALRGYHWPGNVRELENVIHRLVVMCESEVIDAPDLPELMRFSALRGGGLNRTLRDIESEHIRLVLSGVNGNKSQAARILGIDRKTLREKLKSLDIPDSE, from the coding sequence ATGACGGCGACGAACAAAGAACGACCGAAGGAAGTACCGGATCGGATACTCGTTGTCGACGACTCCGCAGCCACCGTGGAAGTCCTTCAACGGAATCTCGTGTCCAGGGGATACGTCGTCTTCACCGCCAACAGCGTGAGCGAGGCCGTCGCGGTGTTGAACAAGACTTCCGTCGATCTCGTCGTGACAGATATGAAGATGCCGCAGTCGACTGGAATCGACCTGATTCGTCACGTTCGCGAGAATTACCGCGACATGCAGGTCATGATGATTACCGGCTTTCCCTCGATTTCAGACGCGGTCGAGGCAGTGAAGCTCGGCGCTGAGGATTATCTGCCCAAGCCATTTACAGACGAAGAGCTTTTCGCGGCTGTCGAGCGCTCGCTCGAACGCGGACGTGCGAATCGCGCGGGGCGGCGCGTCGCGTTGCAGACGCGGCGGACGCCGAACGGGCTACTCGGCGATAGCTCGGCGATGCAGATTGTACATCGCATGATTCAAAAGGCGGCGGATTCGACGGCCACAGTTCTCATCACTGGCGAAAGCGGCACCGGCAAGGAATTGGTCGCCCGTGCGATCCACTATTGCGGCCCTCGGGCCGCGGCCGCATTTGTTCCGGTCAACTGCGGAGGGATTCCCGAGAACTTGCTCGAAAGCGAGTTGTTCGGGCACATGAAAGGCGCCTTCACCGGCGCGACCGAGTCGCGAGCCGGCTTCTTCCAGACTGCGGATGGAGGCACCATCTTTCTCGATGAGATCGGAGAGATGAGTCCGACCATGCAGGTCAAGTTGTTGCGCGTCTTGCAGGACCGCGAGGTCTACATGGTTGGCTCAACGCGCGCGAACAAAGTGGACGTGCGAATCGTGGCGGCCACGAACAAGGACCTTTCGCCTTTGGTGGCGCGCGGTGGTTTTCGAGACGATCTGTTCTATCGGCTGAATGTGATTCCGATTCAGCTTCCGCCGCTTCGCGATCGTGACGATGACCTGCTGATGCTGGTCGAACATTTCGCCGCGCGGTTCAGCGAGGAGGCGGGGCGGCCCAAACCGGCGTTTTCACCTCGCGCGTTGGAAGCGCTGCGCGGATATCACTGGCCGGGAAACGTCCGAGAACTCGAGAACGTGATTCACCGTCTCGTGGTGATGTGCGAAAGCGAGGTGATCGACGCGCCGGACCTACCCGAGTTGATGCGATTCTCGGCACTCCGCGGGGGGGGCCTGAATCGAACGCTCAGGGACATTGAGTCGGAACACATCCGACTGGTGCTATCAGGGGTGAATGGCAACAAATCACAGGCCGCTCGCATTCTCGGAATTGATAGAAAAACTCTTCGTGAGAAGCTCAAATCGCTCGACATTCCGGATTCCGAATAG
- a CDS encoding Glu/Leu/Phe/Val dehydrogenase translates to MNSPTTTAEPHATGSSRHEFAPTIERPSSAATAATETKATESAVAAPPAHGVYSNVVIQFNRAADMMGLDNNVRKILATTKNEIVVNFPVKMDKDDHIEIFTGYRVQHNDALGPFKGGLRFHPEVNIDEVRALATWMTWKGAIAGIPFGGAKGGIQIDPSKYSKAELERITRRFAFALGENIGPEYDIPAPDVNTNAQIMAWFMDMYLSTVPTHERQNNIHVVTGKPVESGGSVGRDKATGQGVVYCIQCWAEDRGLDLKHLTFSVQGFGNVGSWTARLLGELGAKLVAVEDVTGSIRDTHGLDPDDLVKHASGGRGVRSYPHGEKIDHIMFMKTPVDIFVPAAMENQITGATADWLDVKLVAEGANGPTNVEGDAILQKRGIDLIPDILCNSGGVIVSYFEWLQNKRSESWDLEEVDRKLRKKIVAAYERVRGTAKEFNTDWRTAAYIVALRRLEKVYLERGIFP, encoded by the coding sequence ATGAACAGTCCAACGACAACAGCCGAGCCTCATGCGACCGGATCGAGCAGGCACGAGTTCGCTCCGACAATTGAACGACCATCGAGCGCTGCGACCGCGGCGACAGAGACGAAGGCGACGGAATCGGCCGTCGCCGCGCCGCCGGCGCATGGTGTTTACAGCAATGTGGTGATTCAGTTCAACCGCGCTGCCGACATGATGGGGCTTGATAACAACGTCCGCAAAATTCTCGCGACGACGAAGAATGAGATTGTCGTGAACTTCCCCGTCAAGATGGACAAGGACGATCACATCGAGATCTTCACGGGCTATCGCGTACAGCACAACGACGCGCTGGGACCGTTCAAGGGCGGACTGCGTTTTCATCCCGAGGTGAACATCGACGAAGTTCGCGCGCTGGCAACGTGGATGACCTGGAAGGGCGCGATCGCCGGAATTCCTTTCGGCGGGGCGAAAGGTGGAATCCAGATCGATCCCTCGAAATACTCCAAGGCCGAGCTTGAACGAATCACCCGGCGGTTTGCGTTCGCGCTGGGAGAGAACATCGGGCCGGAGTACGACATTCCCGCGCCGGACGTGAACACCAATGCCCAGATCATGGCATGGTTCATGGATATGTACCTGTCCACCGTACCGACGCATGAACGACAGAACAATATTCATGTCGTGACCGGAAAGCCCGTTGAATCCGGTGGAAGCGTTGGCCGTGATAAAGCAACGGGCCAGGGCGTGGTCTATTGCATTCAGTGCTGGGCAGAGGATCGTGGGTTGGATCTCAAGCACCTGACATTCTCGGTTCAGGGATTCGGCAATGTCGGTTCGTGGACGGCCAGGCTGCTCGGTGAACTGGGCGCAAAGCTCGTCGCGGTCGAAGACGTGACCGGTTCGATCCGGGATACCCACGGACTTGATCCTGATGATCTCGTCAAGCATGCGTCAGGCGGGCGCGGCGTCCGGAGCTATCCACACGGCGAAAAAATCGACCACATCATGTTCATGAAGACCCCGGTTGACATCTTTGTCCCCGCGGCAATGGAAAATCAGATCACGGGCGCCACGGCGGATTGGCTGGATGTCAAGCTCGTGGCGGAGGGTGCGAACGGCCCGACAAACGTGGAAGGCGACGCCATTCTCCAGAAGCGCGGCATCGATCTGATTCCGGACATCCTGTGTAACTCGGGCGGTGTCATCGTCAGCTACTTCGAGTGGCTGCAAAACAAGCGAAGCGAATCCTGGGACCTCGAAGAAGTCGATCGAAAGCTTCGAAAGAAGATTGTCGCGGCCTATGAGCGGGTCCGCGGCACCGCGAAGGAGTTCAACACCGACTGGCGGACGGCCGCCTACATCGTCGCGTTGCGCCGACTGGAGAAGGTGTATCTCGAACGCGGCATTTTCCCTTGA
- a CDS encoding sigma-70 family RNA polymerase sigma factor, protein MSDCDAKEATEALRLIGNGDASAAERLLPVVYAELRALAGSYFRGQPSDHTLQPTALVHEAFVRLIDQTSIQWKSRAHFMAVAATAMRHILTDHARRSNAAKRGGGQRCIELNDGIALSSAAQIDLVILEDALSKLASYDARKHRIVELRFFGGLSVDEAAEVLGVSKSTVEADWRAARAWLSVELAK, encoded by the coding sequence ATGTCCGATTGCGACGCGAAAGAAGCGACTGAAGCCCTCCGGCTGATCGGCAATGGCGACGCAAGTGCCGCGGAACGATTATTACCCGTTGTCTATGCGGAACTTCGGGCGCTAGCCGGCAGCTACTTTCGTGGACAGCCGTCGGATCACACCCTTCAACCCACCGCGCTCGTGCATGAAGCCTTTGTACGGCTGATCGACCAGACATCAATCCAGTGGAAAAGCCGAGCCCATTTCATGGCCGTCGCCGCGACGGCGATGCGCCATATTCTGACGGATCATGCTCGACGATCAAACGCGGCCAAGCGCGGCGGCGGACAACGGTGTATCGAGCTCAATGACGGCATTGCCTTGTCCAGCGCGGCTCAGATCGATCTGGTGATCCTTGAAGATGCGCTGAGCAAGCTTGCAAGTTACGATGCGAGAAAGCACCGAATCGTGGAACTCCGGTTCTTCGGCGGCCTTTCGGTGGACGAGGCGGCGGAGGTTCTCGGTGTTTCGAAATCGACCGTCGAAGCCGATTGGCGGGCGGCCCGTGCCTGGCTGAGTGTGGAACTGGCAAAGTAG
- a CDS encoding glycosyltransferase family 39 protein: MNGRVVLLVGIILIVGVVLRLVNLGSRSLWEDEAWTDYAATARDGIIAIAGDDPHPISFYWLYQQLPDVFKSSDTLFRLPSAICSIISMFLMVRLLRLARLESRISLLALTLYAVMPVNIRFAQEARAYALAELLSVAVLTAYLSLLARPRIKGALILALITGLSAHLDGFGLAAPFAVLIHAAFSALRSNGLTTAGIKSMTPNGKADSRTAMIAVTVGMLLASPYYVFRFITMAAGDGIHAVGEAPSLVICVVSRLAELSPFGIGFEQVSSPHRWVIYLLALGAAGILGSAGLTGKPRKARSPQSPAMRLFAMLAILTPLAYIAMSVLFGVHLIHRKYLLLIVPALAPLFAIGAHRLFRGRLAPCIVLLVVAPLAVSAHYLASPGSRADWRNLFEAMRSRIQPGDRFIHEMQENYPLYSFGAFRAYARRNDTPIESSQLIEYRPTNRLSDKIITLGDQEDMLTQTDRAALMDFIRSNPNCGIWTLSADWICRGRSLDLSTLAVPEQHFAARGVSATLWRVGAVAR, translated from the coding sequence TTGAACGGTCGCGTCGTGTTGCTCGTCGGGATCATTCTCATCGTCGGAGTCGTGCTGCGGCTCGTGAATCTCGGATCACGGTCACTCTGGGAGGACGAGGCGTGGACAGACTATGCCGCAACCGCGCGGGACGGAATCATAGCCATCGCCGGTGACGATCCTCATCCAATTTCGTTCTACTGGCTTTATCAACAGCTTCCGGACGTTTTCAAGTCCAGCGACACGCTGTTTCGACTGCCCAGCGCGATCTGCTCGATTATTTCCATGTTCCTCATGGTGCGCCTGCTCCGCCTCGCTCGGCTCGAGTCGCGAATCAGCCTGCTGGCGCTCACCCTGTATGCCGTAATGCCGGTCAATATCCGATTCGCCCAGGAAGCGCGCGCTTACGCGCTGGCCGAGTTGCTCTCGGTCGCAGTCCTGACGGCCTACCTCTCGTTGCTCGCTCGCCCGAGAATCAAAGGTGCCCTGATTCTGGCACTAATCACCGGCCTTTCCGCACACCTTGATGGCTTCGGTCTCGCCGCGCCCTTCGCCGTCCTGATCCACGCGGCGTTCAGCGCGCTGCGAAGCAACGGCCTCACGACGGCAGGTATCAAATCGATGACGCCCAATGGCAAAGCGGATTCCAGGACCGCCATGATCGCAGTCACTGTCGGCATGTTGCTTGCATCGCCGTACTATGTCTTCCGATTCATCACCATGGCGGCGGGAGACGGCATTCATGCGGTCGGAGAAGCACCCTCACTCGTCATCTGTGTGGTCTCGCGCCTCGCCGAGCTTTCTCCATTCGGCATCGGCTTTGAGCAGGTATCGTCGCCGCATCGCTGGGTGATCTACTTATTGGCGCTGGGCGCCGCCGGCATCCTCGGGTCGGCAGGGCTGACCGGGAAGCCCCGCAAAGCCCGATCGCCCCAGTCTCCAGCGATGCGTCTCTTCGCGATGCTTGCCATTCTCACGCCGCTGGCCTACATCGCCATGTCGGTCCTGTTCGGCGTCCACCTGATCCACCGAAAATATCTCTTGCTCATTGTTCCGGCGCTCGCTCCCCTCTTCGCAATTGGCGCGCATCGACTTTTCCGCGGCCGTCTCGCCCCGTGCATCGTTCTGCTCGTCGTGGCGCCGCTCGCCGTGAGCGCGCACTATCTCGCGTCGCCCGGATCGCGCGCCGATTGGCGGAATCTGTTCGAAGCGATGCGCTCGCGGATTCAGCCCGGCGACCGATTCATTCACGAGATGCAGGAAAATTACCCGCTCTACTCATTCGGTGCCTTCCGTGCCTACGCGCGGCGGAACGACACGCCCATCGAATCATCGCAGTTGATCGAGTATCGACCGACAAATCGCCTCAGTGACAAAATCATCACACTTGGCGATCAAGAAGATATGCTCACGCAAACCGACCGGGCTGCTCTGATGGATTTCATTCGTTCCAATCCGAATTGCGGAATCTGGACGCTCTCGGCCGATTGGATCTGCCGCGGCCGCTCGCTGGATTTGTCGACCCTGGCCGTGCCGGAACAACACTTTGCGGCGCGAGGTGTCTCGGCGACGCTATGGCGCGTCGGTGCCGTCGCCCGCTGA
- a CDS encoding outer membrane lipoprotein carrier protein LolA, translating into MKKLFQLTLIAAVALALSAASSHAETWENVAKKIGEASAKIKSMQYKMKTVHETKDPNMSNKSESEMSFEYAEKDGKIQYRQDLKTKSETKYEGGEMKNNITMLTICDGEYIYTYSDTDGNKQATKSKVKKDSLPKMDQTDSMKEFEKNFEIKVLADETVDGRPAFVVEMTPKDPQMKAYVGRMVSSYCKETGMPLKSTTYDGKGQLTSTTTLTDIKVNPTIAPDRFKFTPPAGVEVQDLTKER; encoded by the coding sequence ATGAAAAAATTGTTCCAACTGACGTTGATCGCGGCTGTCGCCCTTGCCCTGTCCGCCGCGTCATCCCATGCCGAAACGTGGGAGAACGTCGCCAAGAAGATTGGCGAGGCGTCCGCCAAGATCAAGTCGATGCAGTACAAAATGAAGACCGTTCATGAGACCAAAGATCCCAATATGAGCAACAAGAGCGAATCCGAGATGTCCTTTGAGTACGCCGAAAAGGACGGCAAGATTCAATACCGCCAGGACCTGAAGACCAAGTCGGAAACGAAGTACGAAGGCGGAGAAATGAAGAACAACATTACCATGCTGACCATCTGCGACGGAGAATACATCTACACCTACTCCGACACCGACGGCAACAAGCAGGCCACCAAGAGCAAAGTCAAGAAGGACAGCCTCCCCAAGATGGACCAGACCGACTCGATGAAGGAGTTCGAGAAGAACTTCGAAATCAAGGTGCTTGCGGATGAAACGGTCGACGGCCGACCGGCATTCGTCGTCGAAATGACTCCGAAGGATCCCCAGATGAAGGCCTATGTCGGACGAATGGTCAGTTCCTACTGCAAAGAGACCGGCATGCCGCTGAAGAGCACCACCTATGATGGCAAAGGCCAGTTGACCTCAACGACCACTTTGACCGACATCAAGGTGAATCCGACCATCGCTCCCGATCGCTTCAAGTTCACTCCACCAGCAGGCGTTGAAGTGCAGGACCTGACGAAGGAACGCTGA
- the prpB gene encoding methylisocitrate lyase: protein MKTQRRRLRELIQTGIVQMPGAFNALTARAIERAGFEAVYVSGAGLSNAVYGLPDVGLVTLSEAVSHARGICAAVDVPVIVDGDTGFGEAMNAARTVSEMEVAGVAGIHLEDQVLPKRCGHLDGKELISGDAMVSKLRAAVAARSDSDFLIIARTDARGVTSFDDAVDRAKRYLDAGADAIFPEAMQNAEELARFADCVKAPLLANMTEFGKTPILPLAKLRDMGYRMVIYPQTALRVAFKAIVEMLADLRRCGDQSAWIDRMQTRAELYDLLDYDGLNAIDSAAMK from the coding sequence ATGAAAACACAGAGGCGACGACTTCGGGAACTGATTCAAACCGGCATCGTGCAGATGCCGGGTGCATTCAACGCGCTCACGGCTCGGGCGATCGAAAGAGCCGGATTTGAGGCAGTTTACGTCTCCGGGGCCGGGCTTTCGAACGCGGTTTACGGCTTGCCGGACGTTGGCCTCGTCACCCTGTCCGAGGCGGTAAGCCACGCCCGGGGTATATGCGCGGCAGTCGACGTGCCGGTCATAGTCGATGGTGATACCGGGTTCGGCGAAGCGATGAACGCGGCTCGGACCGTGAGCGAAATGGAGGTCGCCGGCGTGGCCGGAATCCATCTCGAGGATCAGGTTCTGCCCAAACGCTGTGGCCATCTTGACGGCAAAGAGCTGATCTCCGGCGACGCAATGGTCAGCAAGCTCCGTGCAGCGGTGGCGGCGAGATCCGACTCGGATTTTCTGATCATCGCTCGGACCGACGCACGAGGCGTCACTTCGTTCGATGACGCGGTGGACCGTGCCAAGCGTTATCTCGATGCAGGTGCCGATGCGATCTTTCCCGAGGCCATGCAGAATGCGGAAGAACTGGCTCGCTTCGCGGACTGCGTCAAAGCGCCGCTGCTCGCGAACATGACGGAATTCGGGAAGACGCCGATCCTGCCGCTTGCGAAACTTCGTGATATGGGCTATCGGATGGTCATCTACCCGCAAACGGCGCTGCGGGTGGCATTCAAGGCTATTGTGGAGATGTTGGCCGATTTGCGCCGCTGCGGCGACCAATCCGCCTGGATTGATCGGATGCAGACCCGGGCTGAGCTGTACGATCTGCTTGACTACGACGGACTAAACGCGATCGACTCCGCCGCAATGAAATGA